A genomic segment from Amygdalobacter nucleatus encodes:
- the yajC gene encoding preprotein translocase subunit YajC, whose amino-acid sequence MLGNAQHLVLAASPTASMVTTLGFTILMLVLIYFTLILPQKRTEKRQKLERSQLKAGDQVITIGGLVGKIVNIKDDDITIASSVAQTMVTFRRDAVNLLKPTTAQATKTEKK is encoded by the coding sequence ATGTTAGGAAACGCACAACATTTGGTTTTAGCAGCTAGCCCAACGGCTAGTATGGTAACAACACTTGGATTTACTATTTTGATGCTAGTTTTGATTTATTTCACGTTGATTCTGCCTCAGAAACGTACTGAGAAGCGCCAAAAGTTGGAACGTTCTCAACTTAAAGCCGGTGATCAGGTTATTACAATTGGCGGCTTGGTTGGTAAAATCGTTAATATTAAAGACGATGATATCACTATTGCTAGCAGTGTTGCCCAAACTATGGTGACTTTCCGGCGCGATGCAGTGAACCTGCTCAAACCAACCACAGCACAAGCGACCAAAACTGAAAAGAAGTAA
- the rpoD gene encoding RNA polymerase sigma factor RpoD has translation MLACKRLASHDAKGSVLDAIVELAKNNDNHVSMREINEQFELFDLEPDDIASIIEELNERNIEVSDEDEEEEEITEEEKDNAANYDLVGVDDPVRMYLKEIGKVNLLTAEDEKVLAQRMQAGDIEARDHLCEANLRLVVSIAKRYVGRGMSFLDLIQEGNLGLLKAVEKFDYTKGFKFSTYATWWIRQAITRAIADQARTIRIPVHMVETINKLVRAQRTLLQELGREPEVDELAKVLELKEDKVREIMKISQEPVSLEKPIGEEEDSHLGDFIPDDDAPSPEHQTAFSLLKEQLNDVLSTLTPREEKVLRLRFGLDDGRTRTLEEVGKEFDVTRERIRQIEAKALRKLRHPNRSKHLRGYMD, from the coding sequence TTGTTAGCTTGCAAGCGTTTGGCAAGTCATGATGCTAAAGGTTCTGTTTTAGATGCTATCGTTGAATTAGCTAAGAATAATGATAATCACGTAAGTATGCGTGAAATTAACGAACAGTTTGAATTGTTCGATTTGGAGCCAGATGATATTGCTAGCATTATTGAAGAACTGAATGAACGCAACATCGAGGTAAGCGATGAAGATGAAGAAGAGGAAGAGATCACCGAAGAAGAGAAGGATAATGCAGCTAACTATGATTTAGTTGGTGTTGATGATCCTGTTCGTATGTACTTGAAAGAGATTGGTAAAGTTAATCTATTGACAGCTGAAGATGAGAAGGTCTTAGCTCAACGCATGCAAGCTGGCGATATTGAAGCTAGAGATCACCTCTGTGAGGCTAACTTACGTTTGGTAGTTTCGATTGCTAAGCGCTATGTCGGACGTGGCATGAGCTTCCTTGATTTAATTCAAGAGGGTAATTTGGGCTTACTTAAAGCTGTTGAAAAGTTCGACTATACAAAAGGATTCAAATTTAGTACCTATGCAACCTGGTGGATCCGCCAAGCAATTACACGTGCGATTGCTGACCAAGCACGTACAATTCGTATTCCTGTGCATATGGTTGAAACGATTAATAAGCTTGTGCGTGCACAACGTACTTTGTTGCAGGAATTAGGCAGAGAGCCAGAAGTTGATGAACTAGCTAAGGTGTTAGAACTTAAAGAAGATAAGGTACGTGAAATTATGAAGATTTCGCAAGAGCCTGTATCGCTTGAAAAGCCAATTGGTGAAGAGGAAGATAGCCACTTGGGTGACTTTATTCCAGATGATGATGCACCATCACCAGAGCATCAGACGGCTTTCTCATTGTTGAAAGAACAGCTTAACGACGTCTTGTCAACATTGACACCACGTGAGGAAAAGGTTTTGCGTTTGCGCTTTGGACTTGATGATGGCAGGACACGCACGTTGGAAGAAGTTGGCAAAGAATTTGATGTTACACGTGAAAGAATTCGTCAGATTGAAGCCAAGGCTTTGCGTAAATTGCGTCATCCAAATCGTTCAAAGCATTTGCGTGGCTATATGGATTAG
- a CDS encoding tRNA (adenine(22)-N(1))-methyltransferase TrmK, with translation MADKQLEPRLATIVAILEALACYRVHDLACDHGLVSAAYASAFPLSEVFASDIASKPLARAKDLLLSKLKLNNVHCLLSDGLSKHEKVEAGDSVVLAGLSGETLWQIICNDKRLAALDYKDRVPLFIVAQPMQLAAKFKLAAYLHDFSILHESLVLDKGRVQEVILLQNYPYQALQIKQAQTDRLLKLAKNCGQAMLLADRAKVKQLALWQQTCKAKIGLNSNWRSDDVQVILTEITKLYNQASQIEQKADYWQYLLALINCGLTALLTVGEANLPLEFPKWVNYPALCGDKTLNLAGPKVSAKAEYLDVLLKYYKHKLAYLYTKVEHVPSEEKALWQAFLHCLNC, from the coding sequence ATGGCAGATAAACAACTGGAACCTAGATTAGCTACAATCGTAGCCATTTTAGAGGCACTAGCTTGTTATAGGGTGCATGACTTAGCCTGTGATCATGGCTTGGTCAGCGCAGCATATGCTAGTGCTTTTCCTTTGTCTGAAGTTTTTGCCTCAGATATTGCAAGTAAACCTCTAGCTCGTGCAAAAGACTTATTACTAAGCAAATTAAAACTTAACAATGTGCATTGTCTTTTATCTGATGGATTAAGCAAGCATGAGAAGGTGGAGGCTGGTGATTCTGTTGTTTTAGCTGGTTTAAGTGGTGAAACGCTTTGGCAGATTATCTGTAACGACAAGCGCCTGGCAGCTTTAGATTATAAAGATAGAGTACCGTTGTTTATAGTAGCGCAGCCTATGCAGTTAGCGGCCAAATTCAAATTAGCAGCTTATTTGCATGACTTTTCCATTTTGCATGAGTCATTAGTCCTTGACAAAGGACGGGTGCAAGAAGTTATTTTATTGCAAAATTACCCATATCAGGCTTTACAAATTAAACAGGCACAAACAGATAGATTGCTTAAATTAGCTAAAAATTGCGGTCAAGCGATGCTATTAGCTGATAGAGCTAAGGTGAAGCAACTTGCTTTATGGCAGCAAACTTGCAAGGCCAAAATTGGCCTTAATTCTAATTGGCGTAGCGATGATGTACAAGTAATTTTGACTGAAATTACGAAATTATATAATCAAGCTAGTCAAATTGAACAAAAGGCAGATTACTGGCAATATCTGTTAGCTTTGATTAATTGTGGATTAACGGCGCTATTAACAGTCGGAGAAGCTAATTTGCCGTTAGAATTTCCCAAATGGGTTAATTATCCAGCTTTGTGCGGAGATAAAACTTTGAATTTGGCTGGACCAAAGGTGAGTGCCAAGGCAGAATACCTTGATGTTTTACTTAAATATTATAAGCATAAATTAGCTTATCTATATACAAAAGTTGAGCATGTACCAAGTGAAGAAAAAGCGCTTTGGCAAGCATTTTTGCATTGCTTAAATTGTTAG
- the scfA gene encoding six-cysteine ranthipeptide SCIFF, which translates to MTHFTMISKGSTKLYAVGAACGECQTSCQSACKTSCTVGNQPCERIAD; encoded by the coding sequence ATGACACATTTTACTATGATTAGTAAAGGTTCTACAAAACTGTATGCTGTAGGCGCAGCTTGCGGTGAATGCCAAACGTCTTGTCAATCAGCTTGCAAGACCAGTTGTACGGTTGGTAACCAACCTTGCGAGAGAATTGCTGACTAA
- the trmFO gene encoding methylenetetrahydrofolate--tRNA-(uracil(54)-C(5))-methyltransferase (FADH(2)-oxidizing) TrmFO, with product MRVMIYGGGLAGSEAALTLAKLGVKVDLYEEKTLTAKPVYKTDKFAELVCSNSLKAKRPYVASGMLKGEALALGSTLLQYAKESAVEAGGALAVDRDCFADKVTDAIQAEPLITVHPASIKALCDDECYQLVATGPLTDMDFLTNLQTYLSSADNKVKLAYFFDAQAPLIEKDSIDFEHAFYMSRYERGEAAYLNCPMNKAEYTAFYEALISAERAEVHDFERKLLFQGCMPVEQIAMTGYKSLLFGPLKPVGLVDPVTGKRPYACVQLRQDNMAKTLYNIVGFQTQLKWPEQKRVFGLIPALKEASLARYGVMHRNSYLHSPAFLTDSLASKYAKSVYFAGQITGMEGYVPAIASGLWAALNIYVALQTNNSKNLELPQVCMLGSLIRYICTEQANFQPMTANLGILPELAENYRDKRLKGKAYAKRSIQALTEFFQTELWPLLSEHTEFIKCQTQALQAWQRALDTDAEEIA from the coding sequence ATGAGAGTAATGATATATGGTGGCGGCTTAGCAGGATCGGAAGCTGCTTTGACTTTAGCTAAGTTAGGCGTAAAAGTTGATTTGTATGAGGAAAAAACGCTCACTGCTAAACCTGTATACAAGACAGATAAATTTGCAGAACTCGTTTGTTCTAATTCTTTGAAAGCCAAACGGCCATATGTAGCCTCAGGTATGCTAAAAGGTGAAGCTTTGGCCTTAGGTTCAACTTTGTTGCAATATGCGAAAGAGTCAGCTGTTGAAGCTGGCGGGGCTTTGGCTGTTGATAGAGACTGTTTTGCCGACAAAGTGACAGATGCTATTCAGGCTGAACCGTTAATTACGGTTCATCCAGCTAGCATAAAAGCTTTATGTGATGATGAATGTTACCAATTAGTAGCTACAGGTCCACTTACAGACATGGATTTCCTGACTAATTTGCAAACTTATTTGAGTAGCGCTGATAACAAAGTGAAATTAGCGTATTTCTTTGACGCTCAGGCACCTTTAATTGAAAAAGATTCAATTGACTTTGAGCATGCCTTTTACATGTCAAGATATGAGCGTGGCGAAGCGGCATATTTGAACTGCCCGATGAATAAGGCTGAATATACAGCTTTTTACGAAGCCTTAATTTCAGCTGAACGTGCAGAAGTGCATGACTTTGAGCGAAAATTATTATTTCAAGGTTGCATGCCGGTTGAACAGATAGCTATGACTGGTTACAAATCATTATTGTTTGGACCTTTAAAACCAGTTGGATTAGTGGATCCAGTAACAGGCAAACGGCCCTATGCTTGCGTGCAATTAAGACAAGATAATATGGCTAAGACTTTGTACAACATAGTTGGTTTTCAAACGCAATTAAAATGGCCAGAGCAAAAACGCGTGTTTGGCTTAATTCCAGCGCTAAAAGAGGCTAGTTTAGCCCGCTATGGAGTTATGCATCGAAACAGTTATTTACATAGTCCAGCTTTCTTAACTGACAGTTTGGCTTCTAAATATGCTAAAAGTGTTTATTTTGCTGGCCAAATTACAGGCATGGAAGGCTATGTACCAGCGATAGCTTCTGGTTTGTGGGCTGCTTTGAATATATATGTTGCCTTGCAAACTAACAATTCTAAGAACTTAGAATTGCCACAAGTTTGTATGTTAGGTTCTTTAATTAGATACATATGTACAGAGCAGGCTAATTTCCAACCAATGACAGCTAATTTGGGTATATTGCCTGAACTTGCTGAAAATTATCGTGATAAACGCTTGAAAGGTAAGGCTTATGCTAAGCGGAGCATTCAAGCATTAACAGAGTTTTTCCAAACAGAATTATGGCCTTTATTATCTGAACATACAGAATTTATTAAGTGCCAAACTCAGGCTTTGCAAGCTTGGCAACGAGCATTGGATACAGATGCAGAAGAAATTGCGTAA
- the queA gene encoding tRNA preQ1(34) S-adenosylmethionine ribosyltransferase-isomerase QueA, which translates to MKTSDFGYDLPLELIAQSPTERRDESRLLIVNGVGDVDDSHFYNLPNYLRPGDTLVLNNTKVMPARLIGAKEGMQKPVEVLLLKRINTTDWQCLVNPGRRLRPGCHIEFIKDELSAEILDYSDDGSRIVHFNFTGVWEEILDRAGTMPLPPYIHKKLEDQNRYQTVYAKENGSAAAPTAGLHFTKELLKKLADMDILPVYLTLHVGLGTFRPVKVENVEEHHMHTEYYVMPADTAKIINERRAKGGRVIAVGTTSCRVLETVASEDGHIEAQHGNTSIFIYPGFKFKIVDAMITNFHLPESTLMMLVSALAGKEEIFSAYDHAIKEKYRFYSFGDAMLIHRKGIGAFRVEEKK; encoded by the coding sequence GTGAAAACGAGTGATTTTGGTTATGATTTGCCGCTAGAATTAATTGCCCAAAGTCCAACTGAACGGCGTGATGAATCAAGGCTTTTGATTGTAAATGGTGTCGGTGATGTAGATGATAGCCATTTTTATAATTTGCCGAATTATTTAAGACCAGGTGATACTTTAGTTTTGAATAATACCAAGGTTATGCCAGCACGTTTGATTGGCGCCAAAGAAGGCATGCAAAAACCAGTTGAAGTATTGCTACTTAAAAGAATTAATACAACAGATTGGCAATGCTTAGTTAATCCTGGTCGGCGCTTGCGTCCAGGCTGTCATATCGAATTTATTAAAGATGAGTTAAGTGCCGAAATCTTAGATTATAGTGATGATGGATCACGTATCGTTCATTTCAATTTCACTGGTGTGTGGGAAGAAATATTAGATAGAGCAGGAACAATGCCTTTGCCACCATATATCCATAAAAAGTTGGAAGACCAAAACCGTTATCAGACAGTTTATGCTAAGGAGAATGGTTCAGCAGCTGCCCCAACAGCAGGCTTACATTTTACGAAAGAGCTGTTAAAAAAATTAGCTGATATGGATATTTTACCAGTTTATCTGACTTTGCATGTTGGCTTAGGTACGTTTAGACCAGTTAAGGTGGAAAATGTAGAAGAGCATCATATGCATACTGAATATTATGTGATGCCAGCTGATACGGCTAAGATTATTAACGAGCGCAGAGCTAAAGGCGGACGTGTAATTGCAGTTGGTACTACATCTTGTCGTGTGCTAGAAACAGTAGCTTCTGAAGATGGCCACATAGAAGCTCAACATGGCAATACAAGTATTTTTATCTATCCTGGTTTCAAGTTCAAAATTGTCGATGCGATGATTACTAATTTTCACTTGCCTGAATCAACTTTGATGATGCTTGTTTCAGCTTTGGCAGGCAAAGAAGAAATTTTTAGTGCATATGATCATGCTATTAAAGAAAAATATCGTTTCTATAGCTTTGGTGATGCTATGTTGATTCATCGAAAAGGTATTGGTGCTTTTCGTGTAGAAGAGAAGAAGTGA
- the tgt gene encoding tRNA guanosine(34) transglycosylase Tgt, with the protein MLSKNLTKEELAKKYPIWFELEHVCKQSGARAGILHTPHGDIATPTFMPVGTQATVKCMAPEEIWQMGSRILLANTYHLWMRPGEDIVAEAGGLHKFMNWPGAILTDSGGFQVWSLSDLRNIKEEGVHFRSELDGSAQFLSPEKAIQIENKLGADIIMAFDECAPYDADRNYIIDSASRTTRWLERCVKSHSRSKEQGLFGIIQGGMFADLRVQSAKEITSFDLPGYSVGGLSIGEPPALMNSMLDAVRPYLPGNKPHYLMGVGTPDYILEGALRGIDMFDCVLPTRIGRNGSALTWRGREIIRDAKNARCFEPIDANCTCYACKNYTRAYIRHLLKCKEIFGLRLMSWHNLQFLQDFTVALRKAIFADRSMDFRHDFYANSNYGAKQDFQS; encoded by the coding sequence ATGCTGAGCAAAAATTTGACAAAGGAAGAGTTGGCTAAGAAATATCCAATTTGGTTTGAATTAGAACATGTGTGTAAGCAAAGTGGCGCGAGAGCTGGTATTTTGCATACACCACATGGCGATATAGCTACGCCAACTTTTATGCCAGTTGGCACGCAGGCGACGGTTAAATGCATGGCGCCAGAAGAAATTTGGCAAATGGGCTCACGCATTCTATTGGCTAATACTTATCATTTGTGGATGCGTCCAGGAGAAGATATTGTAGCTGAAGCAGGTGGCTTGCATAAGTTTATGAATTGGCCCGGTGCTATTTTAACTGATAGTGGCGGCTTCCAAGTTTGGAGTTTAAGTGACCTTAGAAATATTAAAGAAGAGGGTGTTCATTTCCGCTCTGAATTAGATGGCTCAGCCCAGTTCTTGTCACCTGAAAAGGCAATCCAAATTGAAAATAAATTGGGTGCAGATATTATCATGGCTTTTGATGAATGTGCGCCATATGATGCAGATAGAAACTATATTATTGATTCAGCTAGTAGGACAACACGCTGGTTGGAGCGCTGCGTCAAATCACATAGTCGTTCGAAAGAACAAGGTTTATTCGGCATTATTCAAGGCGGTATGTTTGCCGATTTGCGTGTACAGTCAGCTAAAGAGATAACGTCATTTGATTTGCCTGGTTATTCAGTTGGTGGCTTAAGTATTGGTGAACCACCAGCGTTGATGAACTCAATGTTAGATGCAGTTCGGCCATATCTACCAGGGAATAAGCCGCATTATCTTATGGGTGTTGGCACACCAGATTATATTTTGGAAGGCGCCTTACGTGGTATAGATATGTTCGATTGTGTTTTGCCAACTAGAATTGGTAGAAATGGTTCGGCTTTGACTTGGCGAGGCAGAGAAATTATTCGAGATGCGAAAAATGCACGTTGCTTTGAGCCGATTGATGCTAATTGCACATGCTATGCTTGCAAAAATTATACACGTGCTTATATTCGTCACTTGCTGAAATGTAAAGAAATATTTGGTTTGCGCTTGATGTCGTGGCATAATTTGCAATTCTTGCAAGATTTCACAGTTGCGTTGCGGAAGGCTATTTTTGCAGATCGCAGCATGGATTTCAGGCATGATTTTTATGCAAATTCTAACTATGGTGCTAAGCAGGATTTTCAGTCGTAG
- the dnaG gene encoding DNA primase, which yields MTEYARSELYQQIKDQIDIVDLVSEYVTLQKKSSNNYFGICPFHQEKTASFSVSASKQIYYCFGCHKGGDCVAFIRDIEHIEWKEALAFLAKRLHIEWKLDTYKESKAEQVEQAKDKRQFLLANLAAKYYYACLQSKYASQVQAYLQSRSLEQKAVQAYGLGAALGSGHGLTNFLLKQHFTKTEMLDSGLVREKNGQLYDLFRNRLIFPIMDRYDRVVAFGGRVLDQSKPKYINSPETPIYVKGQHLYAYNFAKRSNAEEILVVEGYMDAISLLSRGYQQVVACLGTALTNKQAHLLKLLNRQVVLCFDSDQAGQKASHLSLLRLELQGLQPQVLKVKDAKDPDEYVRKFGIDAFQRLVKTAESALTWRINSAFDNARTSNGAFDEVVFFKEAIAILANLRGPINFARGLQEVRKKVASYSEETIKQEVLLYKKSDEYRQFLRNMEYEAKQTQTLPSQVVKLPSSESNVKSTSSIDEQAIRSKTELTAKQNKDLPQPFLNILWLLINDNLLYQECAETLDKEFSKLSTIKDLWLTLKPLLAKNQLDTATLLHLLAFNSVSTKTASEIAKLFMQENEITDKKASHNSLHNNLLLLKCESLQKQINKLSWQIRNKLYASDEEKAKLRQHYQQLNRELAILRR from the coding sequence TTGACTGAGTATGCTAGAAGCGAATTGTATCAACAGATTAAGGACCAAATCGATATAGTCGATTTGGTTTCTGAATATGTTACGTTACAAAAAAAGAGCTCAAATAATTATTTTGGCATTTGTCCGTTTCATCAGGAGAAAACAGCCTCATTTAGTGTTTCAGCTAGCAAGCAAATTTATTATTGCTTTGGCTGCCATAAAGGTGGCGATTGTGTTGCCTTTATCCGCGATATTGAACATATTGAGTGGAAAGAGGCTCTAGCTTTTCTAGCTAAGCGTTTGCATATTGAATGGAAGTTAGATACTTACAAAGAATCAAAGGCTGAGCAAGTTGAGCAAGCCAAGGACAAACGCCAGTTTTTATTGGCTAATTTAGCAGCTAAATATTATTACGCTTGTTTGCAGAGCAAGTATGCAAGTCAAGTCCAAGCTTATTTACAATCTAGGTCTTTAGAGCAAAAGGCTGTGCAAGCTTATGGCTTAGGTGCAGCTTTGGGTTCAGGCCATGGCTTAACTAATTTTTTACTTAAACAACATTTCACCAAGACTGAGATGCTAGATTCAGGGTTGGTGCGTGAGAAAAATGGCCAATTGTATGATCTGTTTAGAAATCGTTTGATATTTCCAATTATGGATCGCTATGATCGTGTAGTTGCGTTTGGCGGCCGTGTTTTGGATCAGAGCAAACCCAAATATATTAATTCACCCGAAACTCCAATTTATGTCAAAGGACAGCATCTTTATGCTTACAACTTTGCTAAGCGCTCAAATGCAGAGGAAATTCTTGTTGTTGAAGGCTATATGGATGCTATCAGTTTATTGAGCCGTGGCTATCAGCAGGTGGTAGCTTGCTTAGGGACGGCTTTGACGAACAAACAAGCTCATTTATTGAAATTGTTAAATCGGCAAGTAGTTTTGTGCTTTGATAGTGATCAAGCTGGTCAAAAAGCCAGTCATCTTAGCTTGTTACGCTTGGAATTGCAGGGCTTACAACCGCAAGTTTTGAAAGTTAAAGATGCAAAAGATCCTGATGAATATGTGCGCAAATTTGGTATAGACGCGTTTCAGCGCCTAGTCAAAACAGCTGAGTCTGCTTTAACGTGGCGTATAAATAGTGCTTTTGATAATGCTAGAACAAGTAACGGGGCTTTTGATGAGGTTGTTTTTTTCAAAGAAGCAATAGCTATTTTGGCTAACTTGCGTGGCCCTATTAATTTTGCAAGAGGTTTGCAGGAAGTTAGAAAAAAAGTTGCTTCGTATAGCGAGGAAACCATTAAGCAAGAAGTTTTGCTATACAAAAAATCTGACGAGTATCGGCAGTTTTTGCGTAACATGGAGTACGAAGCGAAGCAGACACAAACTTTGCCTAGTCAAGTAGTAAAATTGCCTAGTTCAGAGAGCAATGTTAAGTCAACTTCTTCGATTGATGAACAAGCTATTAGATCGAAAACTGAACTTACAGCTAAGCAGAATAAAGATTTACCACAGCCTTTTTTGAACATTTTATGGTTGTTAATCAACGATAATCTACTGTATCAAGAATGTGCTGAGACTTTAGATAAAGAGTTTTCGAAATTATCGACAATAAAAGATTTGTGGCTAACTTTGAAGCCGCTATTAGCTAAAAATCAGTTAGATACGGCGACATTGTTGCATTTACTTGCATTTAATTCAGTAAGTACTAAAACAGCCAGTGAGATAGCTAAATTGTTTATGCAGGAAAATGAAATTACAGATAAAAAAGCTAGTCATAACAGCTTGCATAATAATTTACTCTTATTGAAGTGTGAGAGCTTGCAGAAGCAAATTAACAAGCTGTCATGGCAGATTAGAAATAAGCTTTATGCCTCAGATGAGGAAAAGGCAAAGCTGAGACAACACTACCAGCAATTGAACCGAGAATTGGCGATTCTTAGGCGTTAA
- the scfB gene encoding thioether cross-link-forming SCIFF peptide maturase, with the protein MLHCFEMQGDKLVYDAETQALVCCDEYAWALLKAVSELVNCNNPPQLSDDERKLIAAMNHLDYAELEKCWADLKPFIESGHIGAKTAEIKPEQLYPAAPRIKSMCLNISHDCNLRCQYCFASCGDYATGHREMLSYETGKKAVDFLIKASGPRRNLDIDFFGGEPLMNWKVLKALTLYCEEEAPKHNKKIRLTVTTNALLLNDERTKFINEHMKNCVLSIDGRPEIQDKLRPAVGGHGSYSHVMPKIKKFVLDRGNKEYYVRGTFTHYNTDFSEDVKHLATLDLRQISMEPVVAKPTDDFRLRDSDIPKVLEEYEKLAVHYQQTKDGEHPYRFFHFNVQLEGGACAFKRYKGCGVGTEYIAVTPNGSIYPCHQFVGEEQYIMGNVNDTQPDELDKKVQAKFKDLFTLNSHDCLNCWSRYHCGGGCPANNWHQNSDLHKNYKIGCIMEQKRLECSLWLKAKERGGLQAQIQPDIDEVAICGSGCGGGCDTESSAGPHC; encoded by the coding sequence ATGTTACATTGCTTTGAGATGCAGGGCGATAAGCTCGTCTATGATGCAGAAACACAAGCATTAGTTTGTTGTGATGAATATGCCTGGGCCTTGTTGAAGGCTGTTAGTGAATTGGTTAATTGCAATAATCCGCCTCAATTATCTGATGATGAACGTAAATTAATAGCGGCAATGAACCATTTGGATTATGCCGAATTAGAGAAGTGCTGGGCAGATTTAAAACCTTTTATTGAAAGTGGCCATATTGGCGCTAAAACAGCTGAAATTAAACCTGAGCAGCTTTATCCAGCCGCACCACGTATTAAGTCAATGTGCTTGAATATCAGCCATGACTGTAACTTACGTTGCCAGTATTGCTTTGCATCTTGCGGTGATTATGCAACCGGCCACAGAGAGATGTTGTCATATGAAACAGGCAAAAAGGCGGTTGATTTCTTGATCAAAGCTTCCGGCCCACGCCGTAACTTGGATATTGACTTCTTCGGTGGTGAACCTTTGATGAACTGGAAAGTTTTGAAGGCTTTAACACTTTATTGTGAGGAAGAAGCACCAAAGCATAATAAGAAGATAAGATTGACTGTTACAACTAACGCACTTTTGTTAAACGATGAGCGTACAAAGTTTATCAATGAGCACATGAAGAACTGTGTTTTGTCAATTGATGGTCGTCCTGAAATTCAAGATAAGTTGCGCCCAGCTGTTGGTGGTCATGGCTCATATTCACACGTTATGCCAAAGATAAAGAAGTTCGTGCTAGATCGTGGTAACAAAGAGTATTACGTGCGTGGTACGTTTACCCATTACAATACTGACTTTAGCGAAGATGTTAAACATTTGGCTACTTTAGACTTACGTCAAATCAGTATGGAACCAGTTGTTGCGAAACCGACAGATGATTTTCGTTTGCGTGACAGTGATATACCAAAAGTTTTGGAAGAATATGAGAAGTTAGCTGTGCATTACCAACAGACCAAGGATGGTGAACATCCTTATCGCTTCTTCCACTTCAATGTGCAATTGGAAGGTGGAGCCTGCGCTTTCAAACGTTACAAAGGCTGTGGAGTTGGAACAGAGTATATTGCTGTGACACCTAACGGCTCGATTTACCCTTGTCACCAGTTCGTTGGTGAAGAACAGTACATCATGGGTAACGTCAATGATACGCAACCAGATGAATTAGATAAGAAAGTTCAAGCTAAATTTAAGGATTTGTTCACTTTGAATTCGCATGATTGCTTGAATTGTTGGTCACGTTACCATTGCGGTGGTGGTTGCCCAGCTAATAACTGGCACCAGAATAGCGATTTGCATAAAAATTACAAAATCGGTTGTATTATGGAGCAGAAACGACTTGAGTGCTCACTTTGGTTAAAGGCCAAAGAGCGTGGCGGTTTGCAGGCTCAAATTCAACCTGACATTGACGAAGTAGCTATTTGCGGCTCTGGCTGTGGCGGTGGCTGTGATACAGAAAGCAGTGCTGGCCCACATTGCTAA